A part of Parvimonas micra genomic DNA contains:
- a CDS encoding ABC transporter ATP-binding protein: MIIKIEDLIKKFKEKIVLDHFNLSLEKGDVLGLIGPNGCGKTTSIMCMLSLLKYDSGTIEVFGKKDISNEYEIKKKIGIVPQELAVFNNLTVKENIDYFCGLYISNKNERKRLVNEAIEFTGLQSHEKMLEKKLSGGLKRRLNIACGISHKPELVILDEPTVAVDAQSRKFILDGIKNLAENGSSILYTTHYLDEAEYLCNKISIMDNGKNILTGDMQTLINGVSVKEKITVVGFIKPEIISILEKQDEVIDVEAKENQVTFNYSSDTGNIKKLIYLLDENNVVYEEIFSKKPKLEDIFLEMTGKELRE, encoded by the coding sequence ATGATTATAAAAATAGAAGATTTAATAAAAAAATTTAAAGAAAAAATTGTTTTAGACCATTTTAATTTATCTCTTGAAAAAGGAGATGTACTTGGACTTATAGGTCCAAACGGTTGTGGAAAGACGACTTCAATAATGTGTATGCTTTCTCTTTTGAAATATGACAGTGGAACTATTGAAGTTTTTGGAAAAAAAGATATTTCTAATGAATATGAAATTAAGAAAAAAATTGGAATTGTTCCTCAAGAACTTGCTGTTTTTAATAATTTAACTGTAAAAGAAAATATCGACTATTTTTGTGGCCTATATATATCTAATAAAAATGAAAGAAAAAGGCTTGTAAATGAAGCTATTGAATTTACAGGACTTCAAAGTCATGAAAAAATGTTGGAAAAGAAGCTATCAGGTGGGCTTAAAAGACGTTTAAATATCGCTTGTGGTATTTCACATAAGCCTGAACTTGTAATTTTAGACGAGCCAACAGTTGCAGTAGATGCTCAAAGCAGAAAGTTTATCTTAGATGGAATTAAAAATTTAGCTGAAAATGGATCATCAATTCTTTATACTACTCACTATTTAGATGAAGCTGAATATCTTTGCAATAAAATTTCTATTATGGATAATGGAAAAAACATCTTAACTGGAGATATGCAAACTTTGATTAATGGAGTAAGTGTAAAAGAAAAGATTACAGTTGTAGGTTTTATAAAGCCCGAAATTATTTCAATCTTAGAAAAACAAGACGAGGTAATTGATGTTGAAGCGAAGGAAAATCAAGTAACTTTTAATTATTCTAGTGATACAGGAAACATTAAAAAATTAATCTACCTACTTGATGAAAACAATGTAGTTTATGAA
- a CDS encoding sensor histidine kinase: protein MVFLKYFLLNFLFLFSEKMSFANVAIFSLISLIFVLIVEIKENIYYSLALSVIFLIIIYFFPEFRFFMFSFIYAIYSKSIYNIPIFLVFLLSKEINFFALSLLIVCLSQYDRELYERKVFYHREFLNFYKTNYKLQKDLKKLYLEEEKKNYDSILKEREKISKELHNSIGHTISASILELRALELICNDEDIKTSVIRIRENLSGGLVDIRKIIHNMYKSAFDLESSIEKIINVPNVKSKLIYRVKTKMNENLSFDILSIVKESFSNFIKHSNGDSFTVRIIENENSYIITIFDNGKNINIEKNDGLGILSMEEIAKKYNGLFNVITDDGFKINIAIDKGENNENFNG, encoded by the coding sequence ATGGTATTTTTAAAGTATTTTTTATTAAATTTTTTGTTTTTATTTTCAGAAAAAATGAGTTTTGCTAATGTTGCAATTTTTAGCTTAATTTCGTTAATTTTTGTGCTTATAGTTGAAATTAAGGAAAATATATATTATAGTTTAGCTTTGTCAGTAATTTTCTTGATTATAATTTACTTTTTTCCGGAATTTAGATTTTTTATGTTCTCTTTTATTTATGCTATTTATAGCAAGTCAATTTACAATATTCCAATATTTCTTGTATTCCTATTGAGTAAAGAAATTAACTTTTTTGCTTTATCTTTATTAATTGTTTGTCTATCTCAATATGATAGAGAACTCTATGAAAGAAAAGTTTTTTATCATAGAGAGTTTTTAAATTTTTATAAGACAAATTATAAATTACAAAAAGATTTAAAGAAATTGTATCTGGAAGAAGAAAAAAAGAATTATGATAGTATTTTAAAAGAAAGAGAAAAAATTTCAAAAGAATTACATAATTCAATAGGACATACAATTTCAGCTTCTATTTTGGAACTTAGAGCATTGGAATTAATATGTAATGATGAAGATATAAAAACTTCAGTTATAAGAATTAGGGAGAATTTATCAGGTGGATTAGTTGATATAAGAAAAATAATTCATAATATGTATAAATCTGCTTTTGACTTAGAAAGCTCTATTGAAAAAATTATAAATGTTCCAAATGTAAAGTCAAAATTAATATATAGAGTTAAAACAAAGATGAATGAAAATTTAAGTTTTGACATTTTAAGTATTGTAAAAGAGTCATTTTCTAATTTTATTAAACATTCAAATGGAGATAGTTTTACTGTGAGAATAATAGAAAATGAAAATTCTTATATAATTACGATTTTTGACAATGGAAAAAATATTAATATTGAAAAAAATGACGGTCTTGGTATTTTATCGATGGAAGAAATAGCAAAAAAATATAATGGGCTATTCAATGTTATTACAGATGATGGATTTAAGATAAATATTGCAATAGATAAGGGAGAGAATAATGAAAATTTTAATGGTTGA
- a CDS encoding response regulator transcription factor codes for MKILMVDDDLLVLNALSTILGKSGYEIVLATTDSKKAIETYKKNKIDVVILDIRMKEVNGVDVAIEILDFDKDAKIMLLTTFNDRDDIIRALNKGVLGVILKDNVASLIPAIESVSLGNKILDNELNLKNLFNTTKKDFELLTQKEIEILEQIAKGLSNKEISEKLFLSEGTVRNYISGILEKLELRDRTQLAIYYYTK; via the coding sequence ATGAAAATTTTAATGGTTGATGATGATTTATTAGTATTAAATGCTTTAAGTACTATATTGGGAAAGAGTGGTTATGAAATAGTATTAGCGACTACAGACTCTAAAAAAGCAATTGAGACTTATAAAAAAAATAAAATTGATGTAGTAATTTTGGATATTAGAATGAAAGAAGTAAATGGAGTTGATGTTGCAATAGAAATTTTAGATTTTGACAAAGATGCTAAGATAATGCTACTAACAACTTTTAATGATAGGGATGATATAATTAGAGCCTTGAATAAGGGAGTTTTGGGAGTTATTTTAAAGGACAATGTTGCATCGCTAATTCCTGCAATAGAATCTGTAAGTCTTGGAAATAAAATTTTAGATAATGAACTGAATTTAAAAAATCTTTTTAATACTACAAAAAAAGATTTTGAACTCTTAACACAAAAAGAAATTGAGATTTTAGAACAAATTGCAAAGGGATTATCTAATAAAGAAATTTCTGAAAAATTATTTTTAAGTGAGGGAACAGTGAGAAATTATATTTCAGGAATTTTAGAAAAGTTAGAACTTAGAGATAGAACTCAACTTGCAATATATTATTATACGAAGTAA
- a CDS encoding pyridoxamine 5'-phosphate oxidase family protein, giving the protein MVFKEKYSKFFEKIGRSKFMVLSTSKDDFVISRMVSIIVIDGKFYFQTDKNFKKYNQIIVNPNVSLCIDNIQINGICCDVGRPIENKTFCKIFKEKYPSSYKNYSLLENERLLEIEPIYIECWNYIEGVPYIEVFDVKNKKYTMKKYVR; this is encoded by the coding sequence ATGGTGTTTAAAGAAAAATATTCTAAATTCTTTGAAAAAATTGGAAGAAGTAAATTTATGGTGCTATCAACATCAAAAGATGACTTTGTAATATCAAGAATGGTGAGTATAATTGTAATAGATGGAAAATTTTATTTTCAAACGGATAAAAACTTTAAAAAATATAATCAGATAATTGTAAATCCTAATGTGTCTCTATGTATTGATAATATTCAGATTAATGGGATATGTTGTGATGTCGGGAGACCTATTGAAAATAAAACATTTTGTAAAATATTTAAAGAAAAATATCCAAGTTCATACAAAAATTATTCACTTTTAGAAAATGAACGTTTATTGGAAATTGAACCTATATATATTGAATGTTGGAATTATATTGAAGGAGTGCCTTATATAGAAGTGTTTGATGTTAAAAATAAAAAATATACTATGAAAAAATATGTAAGATAA
- a CDS encoding dicarboxylate/amino acid:cation symporter, translating into MKKRKKISLPLQIIIALFIGVALGLCLQSNPKVADTYLKPIGTIFLNLIKLVIVPLVFSSLVVGVAELKDIKKLGKIGLKTFVFYFLTTTFAIILGLAFTNVLKPGSGFTLPTTLKEVKVNEAPNFIDTLINIIPSNPMKSIVDGSMLQIIVFALILGGGLLSLGETKSKPVFAFFDGISNAMISITNGIMKLAPIGVLGLITPVIANNGPKVIIPLIKVIFIVYLASIIHALLVYSSSIKIFTKMKVRTFFRKASTPFFVAFSTASSAGTLPVSMETAEEEMGVSKPIASFVLPLGATINMDGTAIYQGVCALFIAQVYGINLSLQQQVVIVLTTTLASVGTAGVPGAGVIMLTMVLQSVGLPIEGIALVAGIDRIFDMIRTAINILGDITCSVVVAHSEKELDYSKHND; encoded by the coding sequence ATGAAAAAAAGAAAGAAAATCTCACTACCTTTACAGATTATAATTGCACTTTTCATTGGTGTAGCTTTAGGTCTGTGTTTACAATCAAATCCAAAGGTTGCTGATACTTATCTAAAACCAATTGGAACTATATTTTTAAATTTAATTAAATTGGTGATAGTTCCTTTAGTATTTTCATCTTTGGTTGTTGGAGTTGCTGAATTAAAAGATATAAAGAAACTTGGAAAAATAGGTTTAAAAACTTTTGTATTTTATTTTTTAACAACTACCTTTGCCATCATTCTGGGTTTAGCATTTACTAATGTTTTAAAACCTGGTTCAGGATTCACTCTACCTACAACTTTAAAAGAAGTAAAAGTAAATGAAGCACCTAATTTTATAGATACTCTAATCAATATAATTCCATCAAATCCTATGAAGTCAATAGTTGATGGAAGTATGTTACAAATTATAGTATTTGCATTGATACTTGGCGGTGGACTTCTATCATTAGGAGAAACAAAATCAAAACCGGTATTTGCATTTTTTGATGGAATATCAAATGCGATGATTTCAATTACAAATGGAATAATGAAACTTGCTCCAATTGGAGTATTAGGTTTAATTACTCCAGTTATTGCAAATAATGGACCAAAAGTTATAATTCCATTAATTAAAGTAATTTTTATAGTTTATTTAGCTAGTATAATTCATGCACTTTTAGTGTATTCATCATCTATAAAAATCTTTACAAAAATGAAAGTCAGAACTTTTTTTAGAAAAGCTTCAACTCCATTTTTTGTAGCCTTTTCAACTGCTTCATCAGCAGGAACACTTCCTGTTTCTATGGAAACAGCAGAAGAAGAAATGGGTGTTTCAAAACCAATCGCAAGTTTCGTTCTGCCTTTAGGTGCAACTATAAATATGGATGGAACTGCAATCTATCAAGGTGTATGTGCATTATTTATAGCACAGGTTTATGGAATAAATTTATCTCTGCAACAACAAGTTGTAATTGTACTTACTACAACACTTGCCTCGGTTGGAACAGCTGGAGTCCCAGGAGCAGGAGTAATTATGCTTACAATGGTTCTGCAAAGTGTTGGCCTTCCTATTGAAGGAATCGCATTGGTAGCAGGAATTGACAGAATTTTTGATATGATTAGAACAGCAATTAATATTTTAGGTGATATTACTTGTTCAGTCGTTGTTGCTCATTCAGAAAAAGAATTAGATTATTCTAAACATAATGATTGA
- a CDS encoding Asp23/Gls24 family envelope stress response protein yields the protein MNKNKFENGSIKISNDIFYMIAAMATIEVEGVKSIVGIPTDVEKINAKNSKKGIEIEFLENGIHIGVKVSIEYGQKFEEIVKKIQENIKLKVEMMTSIKVLGVNICIESIEK from the coding sequence ATGAATAAAAATAAATTCGAAAATGGCAGTATTAAGATATCAAACGATATTTTTTATATGATTGCTGCAATGGCAACTATCGAAGTTGAAGGTGTAAAATCTATCGTTGGAATTCCTACCGATGTTGAAAAAATTAATGCAAAAAATTCTAAGAAGGGAATAGAAATTGAATTTCTAGAAAATGGAATTCACATTGGTGTTAAAGTTTCTATAGAATATGGACAAAAATTTGAAGAAATCGTTAAAAAAATTCAAGAAAATATAAAATTAAAAGTAGAAATGATGACAAGTATTAAAGTTTTAGGTGTAAATATTTGTATTGAATCTATTGAAAAGTAG
- the nusB gene encoding transcription antitermination factor NusB produces the protein MTRSEAREWCMKLIYQLSIHNNFKCDEIESFIEYFDLPSSEVKYIRKNCKSIIDNLDNIDNIIKENLEGCWNYNRIAKIDLAILRVAVNEIYYLDDIPESVAINEAIEIANKYSTDASYKFINGILGTIVRAKK, from the coding sequence ATGACTAGAAGTGAAGCACGAGAATGGTGTATGAAGTTGATTTATCAATTAAGTATACATAATAATTTTAAATGTGACGAGATAGAAAGTTTTATAGAGTATTTCGATTTGCCTAGTAGCGAGGTTAAATATATTAGAAAAAATTGTAAATCTATAATAGATAATCTTGATAACATTGATAATATTATAAAGGAAAACTTAGAAGGTTGCTGGAATTACAATAGAATAGCTAAAATTGATTTGGCAATTCTTAGAGTTGCAGTAAATGAAATTTATTACTTAGACGATATTCCTGAAAGTGTTGCAATAAATGAAGCTATAGAAATTGCGAATAAATATTCTACTGACGCTTCATATAAGTTTATAAATGGAATTTTGGGAACTATCGTTAGAGCAAAAAAATAA
- the xseA gene encoding exodeoxyribonuclease VII large subunit, whose protein sequence is MTTFKVKEVSKYISNVLRRDSFLSNISVEGEVSNFKKSGGHSYFSIKDDEAMLKCVVFKTIPIAQSLNLTDGQKVVVTGTVMTYEKGSYYQILCKNVEEVGRGNLYEQFLALKEKLSKEGLFNSELKKPIPKFPKNIGVVTAKNGAAIRDILNTLRRRYRIANIYFYPAKVQGIGASDEIALGVKYLDSLDFIDTIIVGRGGGSFEDLNAFNDENLIRTIFNCKKPVISAVGHEIDTMLTDYVADKRAATPTAGAELSSVSMDEIKEFLNQAEKKLNKNILEEISAEKVQLEHFKKELEYYNPANRITTLKENLENLKKSLDEKIVSIFKYNKQLLDFKRQSLEIINPNSILDRGYSIIYNDKNEIVKDIKTVNVGDSLKLKVSNGEIISDVKEIIDGN, encoded by the coding sequence ATGACAACATTTAAGGTTAAAGAAGTGAGTAAGTATATTTCGAATGTACTTAGGAGAGATTCTTTTTTATCTAACATAAGTGTTGAAGGCGAAGTATCTAATTTTAAAAAATCGGGTGGTCATAGTTATTTTAGTATCAAAGATGATGAAGCTATGCTTAAATGTGTAGTTTTTAAAACTATTCCGATTGCACAAAGTTTGAATCTAACTGACGGACAAAAGGTTGTCGTAACAGGAACTGTTATGACTTATGAAAAAGGAAGCTACTATCAGATTTTATGTAAAAATGTTGAAGAGGTCGGTCGTGGAAATTTATATGAGCAGTTTTTAGCTCTAAAAGAAAAACTTTCAAAAGAAGGTCTTTTTAATTCTGAATTAAAAAAGCCAATTCCGAAATTTCCCAAGAATATAGGAGTTGTTACTGCTAAAAACGGAGCGGCAATTCGTGATATTTTAAATACATTGCGAAGAAGATATAGGATTGCAAATATATATTTTTATCCTGCTAAGGTTCAAGGGATTGGTGCGAGTGATGAAATAGCTCTTGGCGTTAAATATTTAGATTCACTTGATTTTATTGACACAATAATTGTTGGTAGAGGTGGTGGTTCTTTTGAAGATTTGAATGCGTTTAATGATGAAAATCTCATTAGAACCATTTTTAATTGTAAAAAACCTGTTATATCAGCAGTTGGTCATGAGATAGATACAATGCTAACAGATTATGTTGCAGATAAGAGAGCTGCGACTCCGACGGCAGGAGCAGAGCTTTCATCTGTAAGCATGGATGAGATAAAAGAATTTTTAAATCAAGCAGAGAAAAAACTTAATAAAAATATTTTAGAAGAAATTTCTGCTGAAAAAGTTCAGCTTGAACATTTTAAAAAAGAATTGGAATATTACAATCCGGCTAATAGAATTACTACATTGAAAGAAAATCTTGAAAATTTGAAAAAATCTTTGGATGAAAAAATAGTTTCAATTTTTAAATATAATAAACAATTATTAGATTTTAAAAGACAATCTTTGGAGATTATAAATCCGAACAGTATTTTAGATAGAGGATATAGCATTATTTATAATGATAAGAATGAAATTGTAAAGGATATTAAGACTGTAAATGTAGGAGATTCTTTGAAACTTAAAGTTTCTAATGGAGAGATTATTTCCGATGTTAAGGAGATTATAGATGGCAATTAA
- the xseB gene encoding exodeoxyribonuclease VII small subunit: MAIKLENYDKGIEELIKIVNTLEKEQLSLEKSIELYKKGMKLHKELVDILEKEEGRLFLFDEKAQNEEEKFVEKTLEDGQVSLEL; encoded by the coding sequence ATGGCAATTAAGTTGGAAAATTATGATAAGGGAATTGAAGAACTTATTAAAATTGTAAATACTTTAGAAAAAGAACAATTAAGTCTTGAAAAAAGTATTGAGCTGTATAAAAAGGGAATGAAACTTCATAAAGAATTAGTTGATATTTTGGAAAAAGAAGAAGGTAGACTATTCTTATTTGATGAAAAGGCTCAAAATGAAGAGGAAAAATTTGTAGAAAAAACTTTAGAAGATGGACAAGTGAGTTTAGAATTATAA
- a CDS encoding polyprenyl synthetase family protein, producing the protein MEDFIKLIHNDKSIIETRLNKVYADNNEFEKMCAYSFSVGGKRIRAILLLEAFKICRDISDIAIDFSVALELIHNYSLVHDDLPEMDDDKFRRGVLSVYGKYGQSNAVLVGDELLNNANLIMFKAIKQLENIDEIKNAISASEIILNSSGINGMVYGQFLDLENNVENLSDIEKINSLKTGELFKAAILAGAKLGGASDNDLAHLEIYAKNLGLVFQLQDDLFDYDEDVELNKKTFATVLGKSEVEKKIEEQNKISLQEINKISGRKEFFVNFIDYMAKRTY; encoded by the coding sequence ATGGAAGATTTTATAAAATTAATTCATAATGATAAAAGCATAATTGAGACAAGATTAAATAAAGTTTATGCAGATAATAATGAGTTTGAAAAAATGTGTGCTTATTCTTTTTCTGTTGGTGGAAAGAGAATAAGAGCAATTTTGCTTTTAGAGGCTTTTAAAATTTGTAGGGATATTTCAGATATAGCCATAGACTTTTCAGTTGCTTTAGAGCTTATTCATAACTATTCTTTAGTTCATGATGATTTACCTGAAATGGATGATGATAAATTTAGAAGAGGAGTATTATCTGTTTATGGCAAATATGGACAGTCAAATGCTGTTTTAGTAGGAGATGAGCTTTTAAATAATGCAAATTTAATTATGTTTAAAGCCATTAAACAACTTGAAAATATTGATGAAATCAAAAATGCTATTTCTGCAAGTGAAATAATTTTAAATTCAAGTGGAATAAATGGAATGGTTTATGGTCAGTTTTTAGATCTTGAAAATAATGTAGAGAATTTAAGTGATATTGAAAAGATTAATTCTCTAAAGACAGGAGAACTTTTTAAAGCTGCAATTTTAGCGGGAGCAAAACTTGGTGGAGCAAGTGATAATGATTTAGCACATTTGGAGATTTACGCCAAAAACCTAGGTTTAGTTTTCCAACTTCAAGATGATTTATTCGACTATGATGAGGATGTTGAGTTAAATAAAAAAACTTTTGCAACCGTTCTGGGAAAGAGTGAAGTTGAAAAGAAAATTGAAGAACAAAATAAGATTTCATTGCAAGAAATTAATAAAATTTCAGGAAGAAAAGAATTTTTTGTAAATTTCATTGATTATATGGCAAAAAGGACTTACTAA
- a CDS encoding TlyA family RNA methyltransferase: protein MERADICLVNLGLAKSRTHAKRIITEKRAFYYGKIIEKVSMMIEKPGLVIVKATFEDSYVGRGAIKLDSAIKNFKLDLENLICMDIGASTGGFTQIMLNANAKKVYAIDVGTDQLAKSLLADDRVVSLENINFRYLDFEVIGEKLDFISIDVSFISLKYIFENLYKFLKEDSMIVALIKPQFECEGKSLNKKGIVKSEKVIENVIEKVRLYALGNKLEIISIIDSPILGGDGNKEKLALIKGIF from the coding sequence ATGGAAAGAGCAGATATTTGTTTAGTTAATCTAGGTCTTGCAAAATCAAGAACTCATGCAAAGAGGATTATTACAGAAAAAAGAGCTTTTTATTATGGTAAAATTATAGAAAAAGTTTCAATGATGATTGAAAAACCTGGATTAGTAATAGTAAAAGCAACTTTTGAAGATAGTTATGTTGGAAGAGGAGCTATTAAGTTAGACTCTGCAATTAAAAACTTTAAACTTGATTTGGAAAATTTAATCTGTATGGATATTGGTGCATCAACAGGGGGATTTACTCAAATTATGTTAAATGCAAATGCAAAAAAAGTTTATGCAATAGATGTCGGAACAGATCAATTAGCAAAGAGTTTACTTGCTGATGATAGAGTAGTAAGTTTAGAAAATATAAATTTTCGATATTTAGATTTTGAAGTTATAGGAGAGAAGCTTGATTTTATTTCTATCGACGTTTCTTTTATTTCTTTAAAATATATTTTTGAAAATTTGTATAAATTTTTAAAAGAAGACAGTATGATTGTGGCACTAATAAAACCACAATTTGAATGTGAGGGAAAGAGCTTAAATAAAAAGGGAATAGTAAAGTCTGAAAAAGTTATAGAAAATGTAATTGAAAAGGTCAGACTTTATGCACTTGGAAATAAGCTCGAAATAATTTCCATAATTGATTCTCCAATACTCGGCGGAGATGGAAATAAAGAAAAATTAGCACTTATTAAAGGGATTTTTTAA
- a CDS encoding arginine repressor, which produces MKKYTRQRIILDLVENNEIKTQEELSECLEKKGIRSTQATVSRDIKELKILKVQTKNGEYKYKVVDSIYDSLDERLSKICKLAILSIKHNGDVILIKTIPYTASVCGSYIENAKLKMVSGIVTGNDTIFIAIDDKTFLDSVVEDIRKLVR; this is translated from the coding sequence ATGAAAAAATATACAAGACAGAGAATTATTTTAGATTTAGTTGAAAATAATGAGATAAAAACACAAGAAGAGCTTTCAGAATGTTTGGAAAAAAAGGGGATTCGTTCTACACAAGCTACAGTTTCAAGAGATATAAAGGAATTAAAAATTTTAAAGGTACAAACTAAAAATGGAGAATACAAGTATAAGGTTGTAGATTCTATTTATGACTCTTTAGATGAAAGGTTGAGTAAGATATGTAAACTTGCTATTTTGTCTATAAAGCATAATGGAGACGTGATACTTATAAAGACTATTCCATATACTGCAAGTGTTTGTGGTTCGTATATAGAGAATGCAAAGTTAAAAATGGTAAGTGGAATTGTAACCGGAAATGATACCATTTTTATTGCAATTGACGATAAAACTTTTCTAGATTCTGTAGTTGAAGATATAAGAAAACTTGTAAGGTAG
- the recN gene encoding DNA repair protein RecN, protein MLSELYIRNLAIVDEIKISFTEGLNILTGETGTGKSIIIGAISLLCGGRANTSSIGKRSDTAYVEGVFFLSDYDEKILRNKFELLDLDIEIEDNMLVISRTISKNGRSVSKINNRTVNNSILSDIMLNILNVCGQHDSYTLFNRSDFVEILDSFCDDEFRKKLKELEMLYDKIKKASSNFKKLKNKVSNFDENVEEIKSEIEELNSLELETLDEEFIENEIDKFNNSQTILGCCGNLVELFDGENSEVNAFSVLNEINRNIIILEENDKNVKLSEDFENISFGLKEIYTKIQDYYSSIYIDEERLMILQEKFNLLNDLKRKHKTDKKGLIKYKNLLEEDLYLLEHSKDLLFEENNKLKNLSEEYKKIATEISNSRKEVAKRIEKLIEKELLDLDLKNSIFKIDIKTNNKITNIGFDEVTFLISTNKGEELQEIYKIASGGELSRIMLGFKKVLSDRDKIATLVFDEIDTGISGVTAQIVGEKLAEISKNHQLLVISHLPQISVLSDTHFIISKETVGDVTLSKVLCANYDEKVMEISRLIGGANINETTIRQSKEMIEIANEKKERLRCIEK, encoded by the coding sequence ATGTTATCTGAATTATATATAAGAAATTTAGCAATTGTCGATGAAATAAAAATTTCTTTTACCGAAGGACTTAATATTTTAACAGGAGAAACAGGAACCGGTAAATCTATAATTATTGGGGCTATTTCTTTGCTTTGTGGTGGGAGAGCTAATACCTCATCTATTGGTAAACGTAGTGATACTGCTTATGTTGAAGGAGTATTTTTTCTATCTGATTATGACGAGAAAATTTTGAGAAATAAATTTGAATTGCTAGATTTAGATATAGAAATTGAAGATAATATGTTGGTTATTTCAAGAACTATAAGTAAAAATGGAAGATCAGTTTCAAAGATAAATAATAGAACTGTAAATAATTCTATTCTATCTGATATTATGTTGAATATTCTAAATGTTTGTGGACAACATGATAGTTATACATTATTTAATAGATCTGACTTTGTTGAAATTTTAGATAGTTTTTGCGATGATGAGTTTAGAAAAAAATTAAAAGAATTAGAAATGTTATACGATAAAATAAAAAAGGCAAGTTCTAATTTTAAAAAATTAAAGAATAAAGTAAGTAATTTTGATGAAAATGTTGAAGAAATAAAATCGGAAATTGAAGAGCTAAACAGCTTGGAACTTGAAACTTTGGATGAAGAATTTATCGAAAATGAAATTGATAAATTTAATAATAGTCAAACTATTTTAGGCTGTTGTGGAAATTTAGTTGAGCTTTTTGATGGAGAAAATTCAGAAGTAAATGCCTTTTCTGTTTTAAATGAAATAAATAGAAATATTATTATATTGGAAGAAAATGATAAAAATGTAAAATTAAGTGAAGATTTTGAAAATATTTCTTTTGGATTAAAAGAAATATATACAAAAATTCAAGATTATTATTCAAGCATCTATATTGACGAAGAAAGACTTATGATTTTACAGGAAAAATTTAATCTTTTAAATGACTTGAAAAGGAAACATAAGACAGATAAAAAAGGACTTATAAAATATAAAAATTTATTAGAGGAAGATTTGTATTTACTTGAACATTCAAAAGATTTGTTATTTGAAGAAAACAACAAACTTAAAAATTTAAGTGAAGAATATAAGAAAATTGCTACAGAAATTTCAAATTCCAGAAAAGAAGTTGCAAAGAGAATAGAAAAATTAATTGAAAAAGAACTTTTGGATTTGGATTTAAAAAATTCAATCTTTAAAATAGACATAAAGACAAATAATAAAATTACAAATATCGGTTTTGATGAAGTTACTTTTTTAATTTCTACAAATAAGGGCGAAGAGCTTCAAGAAATATATAAAATCGCATCAGGTGGAGAACTTAGCCGAATTATGTTAGGCTTTAAGAAGGTTCTATCCGACAGAGATAAGATAGCAACTCTTGTTTTTGATGAGATTGATACGGGTATAAGTGGGGTAACCGCTCAAATTGTTGGAGAAAAACTTGCAGAAATTTCAAAAAATCATCAACTTCTCGTAATTTCTCATTTACCACAGATTTCAGTTTTATCTGATACACATTTCATAATAAGTAAAGAAACTGTGGGGGATGTAACTTTATCAAAAGTTTTATGCGCAAATTATGATGAAAAAGTTATGGAAATTTCAAGACTTATAGGTGGAGCAAATATTAATGAAACAACTATAAGACAATCTAAGGAAATGATTGAAATTGCAAATGAAAAAAAGGAAAGATTAAGATGTATAGAAAAGTAA